The Bacteroidales bacterium genome has a window encoding:
- a CDS encoding CofH family radical SAM protein, with amino-acid sequence MELKQLYDKALDLIPLSKEEGVFLYLNAPTSELIFLGSELRKMHVPNNLVTWQIDRNVNITNVCVSGCKFCNFHCNLADDGAFITSVAEYKIKIEELQRYGGDQLLLQGGLHPKLGLNFYTSLFREIKGLFPNIKLHALGPPEVAFLAKVEKKSYRDVLVDLIDAGLDSLPGAGAEILVDRVRKYISPGKPNSQAWLDVMAEAHALNLVTSATMMIGHYETMEERIEHLIKIRDLQASKPKKATGFLNFIVWTFQDKGTKLEELGIKSMVTPEEYIRTIAISRIMLNNIKHIQASWLTVGKDTAQICLHAGANDFGSIMIEENVVSSAGANNRMDSYGIQKAIVDAGYEPQLRNQRYEYIVLPECEFSKILTLEELKKRPEI; translated from the coding sequence ATGGAACTGAAACAGCTATACGATAAAGCACTTGATCTTATTCCTCTATCAAAGGAGGAGGGCGTTTTCCTTTACCTAAATGCTCCAACCAGCGAACTAATATTTTTAGGTTCCGAGCTAAGAAAGATGCATGTTCCAAACAATTTAGTTACATGGCAAATAGATAGAAATGTAAACATTACAAATGTTTGCGTATCCGGGTGTAAGTTTTGTAATTTTCATTGTAATCTTGCCGATGATGGTGCTTTTATCACCTCCGTTGCAGAATACAAAATAAAAATTGAAGAACTTCAGCGTTATGGAGGCGATCAATTATTGCTTCAGGGTGGCTTGCATCCAAAATTAGGGTTAAACTTCTATACCTCACTATTTAGGGAAATTAAGGGTTTATTCCCAAATATCAAACTACATGCGCTTGGCCCTCCTGAGGTTGCTTTTTTGGCAAAGGTTGAAAAGAAATCTTATAGAGATGTTCTTGTTGATTTAATTGACGCAGGACTTGATAGCCTCCCCGGTGCTGGTGCTGAAATTCTTGTTGATAGAGTTAGAAAATATATATCCCCAGGGAAACCCAACTCTCAGGCTTGGCTTGATGTGATGGCAGAAGCACACGCCCTAAATCTGGTTACTTCCGCAACAATGATGATTGGTCATTACGAAACCATGGAGGAACGTATTGAGCACTTGATTAAAATTCGTGATCTTCAAGCAAGTAAACCAAAAAAAGCAACAGGGTTTTTAAATTTTATTGTTTGGACCTTTCAGGACAAGGGTACTAAACTTGAAGAACTTGGAATAAAAAGTATGGTAACCCCCGAGGAGTACATACGAACCATTGCCATTAGCAGGATAATGCTAAATAATATTAAGCATATACAAGCATCATGGCTAACAGTGGGCAAAGATACTGCACAAATATGCTTACATGCTGGTGCTAACGATTTTGGTTCTATAATGATAGAGGAAAATGTTGTCTCCTCCGCAGGAGCAAATAATAGGATGGATTCATACGGCATCCAAAAAGCAATTGTAGATGCGGGGTATGAACCTCAACTTCGAAACCAGCGTTATGAATATATTGTTTTACCCGAATGTGAGTTTAGCAAGATTTTAACTTTGGAAGAGCTGAAAAAGAGACCCGAAATCTAG